TGCTGGGTCAAGTGTTTCCAGTGCTGACATCAAGACAATTCCAGTCTCTCAAATGCGGAAATTCACCATGGAGACAGGGACTTCAAATCCCCCAAACGTAGAAATCGTGCCACCACCAGTGTTCAGTCACATGAACCTGCCGTTCCACTACAACTACGCCCAAAACCCGTACGTCCGCACCGTGCACAGGGAGGGCGGCGCAACCACAATCAATCTTACTGCCCGCGCCAACCATGCGGGCTACTTTATTGCTCATGATACATATCCGGCTCCCAGCGCTCCCTCGCGGAGTCCCAATGTCAAAGATCCACAGATGGCTGCTGCTATAGTTGAACTAAGCTTGGCCTTTGACGAACGTCCAATCTGGACGCGACGCTCACTAACAAATCGTCTTGCAGCGTCTGCGCGGTCCGGTGAGTTTAGTGAAAACATCATCAAGCATGCAATGCCATTCTTTGCCTACCAGTTCAAAGGTGGACCATGGCGTGACGCTGTGGTTCGGTATGGTGTTGATCCCCGTACCGACCCGGAATGCCGAATATACCAGACCTTGATGTTCAAAACTCGTCGTGCCGAAGCAGGCAACCCGGATCAGCAATGGGCTTCGGTGCGTAGATCCGAGGCTTCAACTCGCAAATGGCGGAGGGCGCCGACCCTCAACGCCGGTGGCCCCAAGAATGGCGATAATGATGCAAACAGCCACATATTTGACGGTCAAACATTCTGCACCGACGGAAAAGTCTggcaggtctgtgacattaCGGATCCCCTCCTGGTCAAGATATTTGCCAATGCCCAGATTCGATCCGAATGTGAGGTTTCTGGGAGTGGATGGTATCGTCGTGGCCTGTGGGCTAAAGCTCGTGCTATCATGAAGTGTAAGATGCTGGCCATTGCCTTTGGACGGACCTTATCCGATCAGGATTTCACTCCAGCTTTGGCTTTGGACGATGGCACTCCAGAGCCAACCCCCGCGTCAGGCCAGCCCGTCTCAGGCGCAGCAAACGTGCGCCTTGCCCACGTCAATGTGCCGCTACCTGATTTGAAGCTTACGGAAGCGGAGATGGCGGTCATCCGCGGCCATGGGCAGTCCCGCTTTAGCACGGCGGCTCGGAAGCGTAAAAAGACCAGCCATGGCTTCTCGTATCGTGTGCCGCTCATCAACGCGCGCAGTAGTGCACTCGGCAAGACCACTACCTCGTCAGGCGCTGCAACGCCAAGTCAGATGCCTGCGGGAGACTCGGCCGAATCCGGAGGACCGGATACTCCTCTTCGTTCTGTTGAGGATGTCATCAATGAAGATGATGATGAAGAGGATGATGAAGGCGACGAGGAGGGCGAAGGTGACGAGGAGGGTGAAGGCGACGAAGATggcgaagatgaagatggtTACTTCCTGAACCGGGATCAGTTCAGTCGTGATAAAACAGGTGACGTTGCCTCGGATTCCCCCTTTCCGAATCAGCAGCGAACTGTAAGGTTTGATCTGCCCAACCAAGGCAACAAGGCTAGGCACGGGAGTGTTGGGCCTGCTCATCACGACAACACTGCAGGAAGCACCATCAAGGAAATGGACTCTGGAGATCACGAGGATGACGAAGAAATCGAGGAGGCCGATGGTTACATGGACTCAAACCGAGAAGAACGGGAGTTATATGGTGACGAGTTTGCAACTGACTACGAGGAGGAGCGAGGCTTCAGCAGTGCTGAGGATTACTGAAGGCTGATCTTTTCCGAGAAAGCTTCGGAGTCGTTCGAAGATAAATACACAAGAAGCCGTTGCCTCGTGTGTTTCGTATTCGAAAGGAATATCAAGTGGATTTGGACACACATTGTCAGCTCGACCCGAAACGACTCCCATAAGTCCATTATCTATCCATCTTCTGAGTAAGGTGTTGTATGTGATGCCCTATTTACTAACTTAACTTTCTCAACACGAAATTCAGTGCCATACAGTCTAGGTCACCGTCCGCAGCTGGCCAGGAAAATAACAAAACCAGCCCGGAGCATTGCCCAGCACAAGCCATCGTAACCAAGAACACAAAACTCACTACCGGCGCAAAGATGGCAAGGAATAATATCTAAACAATACAACCTCTTATATCAGGACTGGACTGCGCTCCAGATGTGCTGGTgttcaaaaggaaaaaaagcacaatCATTGTGCCTGTGTTACCTTGCTCTTGCTCGCCTTCTGCTCCACCATGGCCTTGACCCAACCTTCGACGTCACGCAGGGCTTTGCGTGGCCACTTTCTGCGCTTGAGCAAGAAGCCCTGGATCTCGGCTGGCGACAGCTGACCCGAGACGATTTTGGAGCCAAATTCGGCCGCTATCCTGCTCAGCTCGTCCGCATCGGTGATGGGAGTCTCCGAATCATCCTTTCCGTCTATAGCATCTTGTTTACCGAGGAAAAGCCGAGTCTCCTTTTGCGGCTGAAGGTCTGTAAACGGCGGGGACTTGGTGCTCTGGTCGGGGGTGTACATTCGCTGGAACAGCTCGCTGGCCTGCTCCTGCGTCGCGTTGCTAAAGGCCACCTGCAGGTCGACGCGGCCTGGGCGGATGAGGGCGTCGTCGAGCGACTCGGGTCTGTTGGTCGTCATGATGAGCACGCGGCCCTCGTGTGACGCCACGCCGTCTATGGCGTTGAGTAGACCGGACAGGGATATGCCCTTTTGCTCGCCGTCGCTGCCCCTGCCCCCCTTGAGGGCGCGGGCCAGATCCGTTACCTTCCACTCGTTTGGTCCGCTGGGCGGGGAAGTCGCGTTGCTGCCGGTCGTGGTCGTCGTCTTGGTGTTTGTCCTGACCGAGTGCCCGATCTTTTCCTCGGTCCTGGTCAGGCCGGCCGTGTCAATATCCTCCAGCAGGACGACGCACCTCCTCGGAAGGCAGTTGAAGAGGTTCGATAGGTCCTCCTCGCTCAGCTGCGGCTCCAGCAGGCTAACAACGTATATATCGAGCCCAAAGACGCCGGCCAGCGCAAACGAGAGCGACGTCTTGCCCGTGCCCGGAGGGCCATGGAACAGGTAGCCCCTGCGCAGCGGGATGCCGCGGTTCGCGTACCAGCGCGGCGTCTCGGGCTGCAGGTACTCGTTCATGTCGGATAGCACGGCCGTCTTTTGCTTCTGGTCGAGCACTACCGTATTCATGGGACGGACGGGGCGGTTCGCAACCGAAGTCCACGAGTGTCGGCCGTGTCGCCGGATCAGAGAGCTGTTGGGTCGCTTTATCAGCGTTTTTGCGTAGTGGTCTTTGTAGTAGTGCTCCCGGGCGTGGGCGAGGAGCTCCTTGATTGGTTCTAATTGTTAAGGAGGAAAAATATGGGCTTTTCGTCAGTTTGCTACCCTAGGCATGCTTTTCCATATACCAAAATCAGGAACATAATGGAAGAAATAAACCTTACCTGGGGAAAGTCCAAAACATGAAATAACCATGGTCTCTTTGTCCCTAATGGTAACGGCCGCCGGTGCAATGTTGCTGCCTTCCATGACGGGTTTCTGCCGCCTGTGAAGACTAAAGTACCTGTGCCTGAACCAGAAGCCGTGGATGCCAAAGGCGGGTATGTATCGTGGTGGCTTTTTTGGCAGGGGGGAAACGAAGTTAGTCACAGCTGATTTATTCACTCCCCTTTCTGATTCCCCTTTTCTTTAGTAAAACCTATGCATTTGTAAAAACTCACCGTGCTGGCCTTCTGCTGCGAAAAGTTGACATACTCCTTGCCATCCTCAGAGACCGTCACCGGAACTGCCTGTCGCGTTGCAGCATACTCACCGCGGTCGCCCTCCCAAGCCGACTGGAGAGCCGTCTCGGCCATCAGCAGCCTCGACCTCTCGGTCCGGGGCTGGGCGGCGAGCCAGACCATGACGTGGTCAAAGATCTCGTCGTCGCTGACCACGGAGACGCTCGACGTCATGTACTCCAGCACGAGCCCGTGCCAGACGAGGGACCAAAACTGGCGCGTCAGGCGGTAGGTGGCCCAGACGAAGCCCATGGCGGTGACAAGCGCCGTCGGGTCGATGCCCAGGTAGGCGCCCAGGGTCTGGTTGACCAGCATAAAGGTGCGCATGAGCGGGTTGGCGTGCATCCCTCCCCCGAGCAGAGGCATCAGGAGGCCCTCTATACCCAGCCCGTTCATGCGGAAGCTCCCGTGGGTCGTCGAGGCGTTGCCCGCagggctgctgccatctgCTGTCATGGACATGTTGGGGCCTATGGTCGGTGGTAGTAGCTCTCTAATAAGCTGGTTAAAGTCCATCTTGCTGGCTGTAATGATGGATGTGGTTGAACAAAAGGGCTATGCTGTTTGATAGAGATGCGGCAATTGCGGCAGATGCTCAGACACTGTCCAGCCTTGTACTAGAACTAATCGTAGCAAGAGCAAGCCACTGGCCAAAGACAGGGAGAGCAGGATATCGTTGGTCTTATAGCCAGGGGAAATGGGAAATGGAATGGGGCCAAACAACTAGAATGCTAAGCGATGCAGCTCGTACGCAGCCAGCCTTCTTTGGGGACGAAAAGGTAGTGAGCGTCGCAAGTAAGAGGGTAGAGGTAGATATGGTGTGGTTACAAGATGCTGTGTGAAGAACGAGTGACTCCCCGTTCTTTCGAAGCCTCGTATTTGAAGCGTTCAGATGGATTGGCACTTACAGGCTGCTATTTTTTCCTCTGCTTGTGCTACCAGTGTATCTCTTTTCCTCTGTACCAcaaaggggggggggaagtAGAAAGTATGTGCGGGTATCCGCTGGCTAAACGAACTTTACGATGAAAGGAACTGTACGTCAAGactggctttttctttgttccgtCCCCAACAGCCTCTTGCTATGTTTGTTtaggtcctttttttttctgttgccCGGTTGGCGCGGTCTCGAAAAAGGCCTCCAAAACCCCCAAAtaataacaaaaacaaaacacagCCGAGTTGATTGGAAATTTCTCGTTGACTCCAGATGTACTGGCCCACAAAGCTGTCCTTTTAGCGAAGTTCTTTGTCTTGGTCTAGGTTTTCTGGTAAGCAAATTCCAGAAATAGACCTAGATGTTGTTTGCATCCAACGTGAGAAAAGACGCCTAAACCGATATACCAGTGGCTATGAGTGACAGCAACCCAGATTATAGGTATAGTGGTTACACTTGTACTtcccgaaaaagaaaaccacagCCCAGAGACTTGGGATAGGGGCTGAGATTATATGTTTAATAGGGCTGCAGCAAGTCCAGCGGAACAACACAATCCACTTGCCAGTAAAGACACGACAAGTTAACTTTTCGGCGATTATGGAGCTAGGTTTACAACTTGTGCTTTGTTGTTCTTTATATAAGGTACATAATTGTGTACTGTTGTATCTATGTATAGGCAGCCACCACAGTTCAGTGGTGGCTCATTGCCTTCTTTGTGGCAAAAAGCTGTCTTTTGAACCAGCTGAACAAATCATGATCAACAATGAGTGGGAACGAggcggcaaaaaaaaagagaaaatgaACTAAGCACTGACTGTGAGTTATCCGGTTAGGCAGCAGGGACTACGACAACTTGGTCTAGCCTAGAACGGATAAGTCAGCCCTAGGATGGGTTAGataagagagaaaaaaagagcagtGGTGACTGACGCTGACTCCCAATGAAAGACGGatgctacctaggtaggtaggtaggtaagtaggtaggtaggtaggtaggtagtagaTAGGTAACGTACCTACCGATTTACTTAAGATACTCATTacatgtacctaggtacctaccggtAGATATGCCAAAACTTGGTCCCCTATACCTACTCTGTCGAGATCCACCACAGAGAGGTACGAGTTTTTGGCCTTACAAGGCGCGTAAACGTGGCGCAGTTGGCCACTTTGTCACTCTTGTCGATTTACTCCATGCAAATGTCCTTTATTCCCACAAAGCGCCCATATTTGATGCCATCAATCGCGACCTTGTCCACTCTTTTCGGTTTGTTGACACTTGTCCTGTCCCCTTTCTGGGACTTGATCCGCTCTGTCTTTTTACCTAATCGGGGCTCTCCGAAGCACACTAGATATTGCGGTGGCCAGTTTCGTCACAAGCATGCTGGTTTGggtctttgttcttttttccccccatcTAACAGAGTAGAAAAACAAACATGTGCCAATTATGGCCCTTTTCTATACATGAGCCTCATACAATAGAAGTAAAAGTGTGCCGCCAAGCCTCTTTACATAGATAGTTCTTAAC
This DNA window, taken from Pyricularia oryzae 70-15 chromosome 6, whole genome shotgun sequence, encodes the following:
- a CDS encoding transcription factor tau subunit sfc1: MMRHHDDDDVLGDLEISSAGSRNDHAPVYRIPTRTVSAIEHPMVIKDHDKAIKTFGSNFNFAAVLDHESAQLSVPLYPRYDNPVVRPIISHNAPSHNVLLKIEVPCRTGRKRKRGSDGYWLEPGAEGAEPSHITGESRRPRIMSQKGLDEPNMLQRKLQDNIGKYKVEAVGLIRNTHRYRGLVDYQYSTVNAPFMNNIIDKVLPGDVSQMRKFTMETGTSNPPNVEIVPPPVFSHMNLPFHYNYAQNPYVRTVHREGGATTINLTARANHAGYFIAHDTYPAPSAPSRSPNVKDPQMAAAIVELSLAFDERPIWTRRSLTNRLAASARSGEFSENIIKHAMPFFAYQFKGGPWRDAVVRYGVDPRTDPECRIYQTLMFKTRRAEAGNPDQQWASVRRSEASTRKWRRAPTLNAGGPKNGDNDANSHIFDGQTFCTDGKVWQVCDITDPLLVKIFANAQIRSECEVSGSGWYRRGLWAKARAIMKCKMLAIAFGRTLSDQDFTPALALDDGTPEPTPASGQPVSGAANVRLAHVNVPLPDLKLTEAEMAVIRGHGQSRFSTAARKRKKTSHGFSYRVPLINARSSALGKTTTSSGAATPSQMPAGDSAESGGPDTPLRSVEDVINEDDDEEDDEGDEEGEGDEEGEGDEDGEDEDGYFLNRDQFSRDKTGDVASDSPFPNQQRTVRFDLPNQGNKARHGSVGPAHHDNTAGSTIKEMDSGDHEDDEEIEEADGYMDSNREERELYGDEFATDYEEERGFSSAEDY
- a CDS encoding mitochondrial chaperone BCS1, variant gives rise to the protein MSMTADGSSPAGNASTTHGSFRMNGLGIEGLLMPLLGGGMHANPLMRTFMLVNQTLGAYLGIDPTALVTAMGFVWATYRLTRQFWSLVWHGLVLEYMTSSVSVVSDDEIFDHVMVWLAAQPRTERSRLLMAETALQSAWEGDRGEYAATRQAVPVTVSEDGKEYVNFSQQKASTPPRYIPAFGIHGFWFRHRYFSLHRRQKPVMEGSNIAPAAVTIRDKETMVISCFGLSPEPIKELLAHAREHYYKDHYAKTLIKRPNSSLIRRHGRHSWTSVANRPVRPMNTVVLDQKQKTAVLSDMNEYLQPETPRWYANRGIPLRRGYLFHGPPGTGKTSLSFALAGVFGLDIYVVSLLEPQLSEEDLSNLFNCLPRRCVVLLEDIDTAGLTRTEEKIGHSVRTNTKTTTTTGSNATSPPSGPNEWKVTDLARALKGGRGSDGEQKGISLSGLLNAIDGVASHEGRVLIMTTNRPESLDDALIRPGRVDLQVAFSNATQEQASELFQRMYTPDQSTKSPPFTDLQPQKETRLFLGKQDAIDGKDDSETPITDADELSRIAAEFGSKIVSGQLSPAEIQGFLLKRRKWPRKALRDVEGWVKAMVEQKASKSKVTQAQ
- a CDS encoding mitochondrial chaperone BCS1; this encodes MDFNQLIRELLPPTIGPNMSMTADGSSPAGNASTTHGSFRMNGLGIEGLLMPLLGGGMHANPLMRTFMLVNQTLGAYLGIDPTALVTAMGFVWATYRLTRQFWSLVWHGLVLEYMTSSVSVVSDDEIFDHVMVWLAAQPRTERSRLLMAETALQSAWEGDRGEYAATRQAVPVTVSEDGKEYVNFSQQKASTPPRYIPAFGIHGFWFRHRYFSLHRRQKPVMEGSNIAPAAVTIRDKETMVISCFGLSPEPIKELLAHAREHYYKDHYAKTLIKRPNSSLIRRHGRHSWTSVANRPVRPMNTVVLDQKQKTAVLSDMNEYLQPETPRWYANRGIPLRRGYLFHGPPGTGKTSLSFALAGVFGLDIYVVSLLEPQLSEEDLSNLFNCLPRRCVVLLEDIDTAGLTRTEEKIGHSVRTNTKTTTTTGSNATSPPSGPNEWKVTDLARALKGGRGSDGEQKGISLSGLLNAIDGVASHEGRVLIMTTNRPESLDDALIRPGRVDLQVAFSNATQEQASELFQRMYTPDQSTKSPPFTDLQPQKETRLFLGKQDAIDGKDDSETPITDADELSRIAAEFGSKIVSGQLSPAEIQGFLLKRRKWPRKALRDVEGWVKAMVEQKASKSKVTQAQ